The DNA segment ATCGAGGTCGGCGCTAATCACTGTGCCAATCATCGCGTAGCCGCCACCGGACACCGCATCACGGTGCAACACAATGGGTTCAAGCCCGGCGGGCACCTGGATCGAGCCGATCGGGTAGCAACTGTCGACGATGTTCGACGGATCGGAACCGGCGCCGAATGGCTGCTCGCGGGGCTGAAAGCTCAGCGCGCTGCCACCCTTGAAGCGATAGCCGATGCGGTCCGCTTCCGAACCGACCGTCCACGGTTCGGCGAAAAAGCTCTGCGCCGCCGATTCGGTCAAACGGTGGTAGTACAAACCGGGCACTACCCGCAGGGTGATTTCGCCCCCCAATGCTTGCCGTAACGCCATGGGCAAACTGGCCCCGGCGAGCCCCTTGCCACTGGCGATACCGACCGGCAATTCGTCCCCCGCATTCAGCCGTCGCCCTTGAAAACCGCCGAGCGCACCGAGCGCGTAGGTGGATCGACTGCCGAGCACCACCGGTACATCAATGCCGCCGGCCACCGCCACATAAGTGCGGGCACCGGCCTTGGGAAAGTCAAAGCGCAGCACTTGCCCGGCCTTCACCGTGAACGCGGTGTCGTGGTGCATTTCCACGCCATCGACCCGTGGCGTCATGTGCGCGCCACTGACCGCCACCAGTGCATCCTGCTGAAACTCCAACTCAGGGCCCAGCAAGGTGCACTCCAGCGCCGCCGCTCCTGCGGGGTTGCCGACCAATTGATTGGCCACGCTCAAGGCGTATTGATCAAGCGCGCCGGACGGCGGAATGCCCAAGTGGTAATACCCTTCGCGGCCTAGGTCCTGCACAGAAGTGGCGAGGCCGGGTTTGAGGACCTTAATCATGCCAATACCTCCTGCAGCGACTTGGGATAGCCGACAGGATCGGCAAGGAACGCGTCCAGCGAAAACTCGACTGGTCGAATCCGCAGCTCGAAGCAACCGGCTTCCACTTCGGCGACCGCGTGGTCGTAGGCTTCGCGGTCCATCGGTTTGAACTGCACAATGTCGCCTGGACGGAAAAACACCATGTGTTCTTTCAGGTACGCAAGGTTCTGTTGCGGGTCGTAGATCGGCGCGGGCGTAACGCCAAACATCTGATAGCCGCCGGCGCCGCGCACTGAGTAAATGCATCCAAAGCAACCGCCGTGGCCAAGGGTCAATTTTGGCGTGTCGGTGCGTGGGCGCAGGTATTTAGGCACTTGCAACTGGCGCTCACGCTCAACCATCTGGAACATGAACGGCAACCCGGCAACGAAGCCCACCATCGAGACAAACCACGGTGCGCCACTGTGGGCCGCGATGAATGCATCGACGTCGGCCAGGCCGTTGATGCGTGCGGCGTATTCCAGGTCCGTGGCGCTCGGGTCTTGATGGCGGTCGCGAAAACGCATCAGGGTTTCGTGGGTCCAGGGATCGTTGTAGAGCACGGGGATCTCGATGATCCGCGTCTGCAACGTGCGCTCCGCGACGGCCCCGGTCTCGGCGATTTGTACCGCTTCGAGCAAGGTGTGAGGGGCGATGCGATCCGGGTCGAAACGAATCTGGAATGATGCGTTAGCCAGGCAGATATCGAGCACACCATCCAGAGCCAACCGTTCCACGGCGCGGGTGATGGCCAGTCCTTTGAAGAAGGCGTCCAGGGACATGCTGTCACTGACTTCGGCAAACAAATGTTCATCAGCGCCAAAGCTGTAGCGGACGGGAGTACTCATGATTCGCCTCCATTGCCGCGCTCGGCCAACCAGGTTTCCAGCGTGCCCGTGTGAAAGTCGGCGTTGTGCAACCAGGGTTGTTCCAGCAATTCGCCGTGCAACGCCAAGGTGTTGGCCATGCCGGTAAGCGTGGTGTTTGCCACCGCGACTCGCGCTCGGCCTAGGGCTTCAGCGCGATCCGCGCCGTGAACAATCAGTTTGGCCAGCAGCGAGTCGTAGTACGGCGGCACGCGATAGCCTGGATACAGATGCGTATCGACGCGAATGCCCTCGCCGTTCGGCCAGATCAGCTCCTCGACCAGGCCTGGACTCGGGAAGAAATCCCGCGCCGGGTCTTCGGCGTTCAGGCGCATTTGCAAGGCCGCGCCGTTGAGTCGGATGTCGCTCTGCTTGAAGCCGAGCGGCTCGCCGCCTGCGATGCGTAACATGGCCTGGACCAAATCGATGCCGGTGATCAGTTCACTGACCGGGTGCTCCACTTGAATCCGCGTGTTCATCTCGATAAAGAAGAACTCCCCAGTGGCGTCGTCATACAGGTACTCCAGAGTACCGGCGCCCTTGTAGCCCAAAGATTCGGTCAGACGCACGGCGCTTTCGCAGAGGGTCTCTCGTTGCTGCTGGCTGAGGGCTGGCGACGGCGCCTCCTCAAAGATTTTCTGCCGGCGCCGTTGCAACGAGCATTCGCGCTCGAACAAATGCACGGCGTGATGACCGTCGCCCAGTACCTGCACTTCAATATGCCGGGCCTTACTGATAAACCGCTCCAGGTACACCGCTCCATTGCCAAACGCCGCTTGGGCTTCGCGCTGGGAACGGGGGAACTCTTCACTCAATTGCTCGGCGTTTTCCGCCAGCCGAATACCGCGCCCGCCGCCACCGGCCGAAGCTTTGATCAGCAGCGGGAAACCAACGGATTCGGCAGCCTTGAGCGCCGATTCAACGTCGAACAGTTCACCCGGCGAACCCGGCACCACCGGTACGCCAGCGGCTTGCGCCGTGCGCCGAGCCTCAGCTTTATCGCCCATGCGCCGGATCGTCTCCGCGCTCGGGCCGACGAAAATGGCACCGGCAGACACGACTGCTTCAGCGAAATCGGCGTTCTCTGACAGAAAGCCATAACCGGGATGCACTGCGTTGGCGCCCGTGGATGTCAAGGCACCGAGCAAGGCTTCTACGTTCAGGTAACTTTTGTCAGCACGGGCCGGGCCGAGAATGTGCACTTCATCGGCCATGCGCGCCGCCAGGGAGTCGACGTCCGCCTCGCTGCACGCCGCCACGGTGGGAATCCCGAGCGCCTTGGCGGCACGAATAATCCGCACCGCGATCTCGCCACGGTTGGCGATCAGTAATTTATGAATACCTTGGGTCATGATCGCGCCCTCACTCGACGTCGAGTGTTGCGATGACTTGACCCGGCTCCACCGGATCACCGTCTTCTACCAGGAATGCGCTGAGACGACCAGCCGTCCCGGCGGTCAGTTCGGAGAACTGCTTCATGACCTCAATCAGGCCAATCACCGTATCGGCGCTGACCTGAGCGCCCACTTCGACGTAGTTCGCCGATTCCGGAGTCGCTTTGCGGTAGAAGGACCCCGGCAACGGGGTGATTACACTGTGTTCGGCCATGTCTGTTCCTCTTGGAATAGTTGTAGAAAGGCAGGCAAAAAAGTACCTGGGTGGGCAAACCCAGACGTGTGTGTGCCAAGTATTTTTATTCGGTCTCAGCGCGGTGATCGGACCTCTATACACGCGTCATCGAGGGCACGACGCGTTGCTTCGACCAACGCCAGGGCGCCCGGCGTATCGCTGTGCAAACAGATGGAATCGAATTCAATCGCCAGGTCTTCGCCCTCGACGGTACGCACCACGCCCAGTTGGCAAGCACGCAGCACTCGCTCGGCGACCTGGATCGGGTCGTAAGCCCGCACGTTGCGAGTGAAGACGATGGAGCCGCTGAGGTCGTATTCGCGGTCGGCGTAGAACTCGCGAATCACCGGTTGGCCAAGGTCCGTGGCAATCCGCCAGATCACGGAACCGGGCATGCAATACAGCAGCAACTCCGGCTCCAGACGCTGGAGGTTCTCCACCAGCAAAAGCGCAGCCTCTTCGTCCCGGGCCAGGTGCATGTAGAGCGCGCCGTGGGGCTTGATGTGTTGCAAGGCTACGCCCTGAACCCTGGCTAGTTCACGCAAGGCGCCTAACTGATAGAGCATGTCATCGACCAGTTCCTGGGCCGGCGCATTGATGTGCCGACGGCCAAAACCAACCAGGTCGCGAAACCCCGGATGCGCGCCGATAGCCACACCCAAACGCTTGGCATGCTCGACGGTACGTCGCATGGTACTGGGGTCGCCAGCATGAAAACCGGTGGCGATGTTGGCCGAACTGATAAAGCCCATCAGCTCATTGTCGACGCCATCGCCGATGGTCCAAGGGCCAAACCCTTCGCCCATGTCCGAGTTGAAATCTACTGCCTGCATGACGCTTGCTCCCAACGCTTGTGACTTCTTGCAGGCCACGTTAGATTCCTCCTCTCCCCCTTGGGAAGATCTATTATCAGATAGGCTGTCTTCTGAAAAACAGATACGCGCTCACCAGGAGAGCCTATGTCACTGACCCTGCGCCAGATTCGCTATTTCGTCGCCACCGCCGAGATCGGGCAAATTTCTCAAGCGGCGATTCAGTTAAATATTTCCCAATCGGCCGTGACCACGGCGATCAAGGAGCTGGAAGGCATCCTCGGTACACTGTTGTTCCAGCGCTCGGCCCAGGGCATGAGCCTGACCGATGCCGGGCGGCACTTTTTGAATCGGGCCTACGTGATTTTGCGCAGCGTCGATGATGCGTTGAACAGCCCGTTGCCGGACATCCGCGCCAGTGGTGTATTGCGCTTGGCGGCAAGCTACACGGTGATCGGTTACTTCTTGCCGCACCACCTGCAACGACTTGAGCACTGGCATCCGGACGTGGCCATCGAAGTGCACGAACAAGAACGCACGGCCATCGAGCAGGGTCTGTTGGAAGGTCGATTCGACATGGCAGTGGTGCTCACCGCGAACCTGACCCACCCGGACATCGTCTCGGAGACGCTCTTCAACTCCGAGCGCCGGCTATGGCTGCCCAGCGGCCATGCCCTTTGCGAGCGCTCGGCCGTGAGCCTCGCCGATGTGGCGCAAGAGCCCTACATTCTCCTGACCGTCGACGAAGCCGAACAAAGTGCAATGCGTTACTGGGAACTCGCAAACTTTCAGCCGGACGTCAAAGTGCGCACCAGTTCCGTCGAGGCGGTGCGCAGCATGGTAGCCAATGGTAACGGCGTTGCGATCCTCTCAGACCTGGTACACCGCCCCTGGTCGCTGGAAGGAAAGCGCATTGAAACCCTGACCATCTCCGATCAGGTGACCCCCATGAGCGTCGGCCTGGCGTGGCATCGCGAACGTGAATTCAGCTCGGCGATGCACGCATTTCGAAATTATTTCCACCACACATTTCTAACGCCCCAACAGCATTTCGCACGACGCTGAAAACTTGCGATTTTAATCAAGGATGACCGGGAGCCACGCACGGTGGGCTACCCGTACTGAAGCGGCGTCGCGAAGGACTTCACGTAAACCTCATCGGTATGAAGCGGGCAACTTTCACGATCGTGGAACGCTTTGGCGCTCACGCCAAACCGGACGGGATACATAAGCTGATGGGGCATTGATCTGGCCCGCGCAAACCTGTTCATTGCACTCAATCGAACAGATTGAAGCCCAAAATCAAGTCATGTGGTTGTGAACTATTCGATCGAAGGGCTGTGCAATAGGCAAGTTTTGCCGGTTTTATTCTCAAAGCTTGTTAGGATAAACGCGCTTACATCTCGTTTTACCATAGGAACAGCGGGGATAATCACAACTACACGTTAAGACGTGCCAACAACAAGGAGATTCTTATGGTTGAAAAGCCTACGGATGATCGACCGAACACCCCA comes from the Pseudomonas shahriarae genome and includes:
- a CDS encoding acetyl-CoA carboxylase, with the translated sequence MAEHSVITPLPGSFYRKATPESANYVEVGAQVSADTVIGLIEVMKQFSELTAGTAGRLSAFLVEDGDPVEPGQVIATLDVE
- a CDS encoding biotin-dependent carboxyltransferase family protein, translating into MIKVLKPGLATSVQDLGREGYYHLGIPPSGALDQYALSVANQLVGNPAGAAALECTLLGPELEFQQDALVAVSGAHMTPRVDGVEMHHDTAFTVKAGQVLRFDFPKAGARTYVAVAGGIDVPVVLGSRSTYALGALGGFQGRRLNAGDELPVGIASGKGLAGASLPMALRQALGGEITLRVVPGLYYHRLTESAAQSFFAEPWTVGSEADRIGYRFKGGSALSFQPREQPFGAGSDPSNIVDSCYPIGSIQVPAGLEPIVLHRDAVSGGGYAMIGTVISADLDLIGQMQPNQKARFVAVTLEEALEARRSYKKKLSCLNKLFPS
- a CDS encoding acetyl-CoA carboxylase biotin carboxylase subunit, translating into MTQGIHKLLIANRGEIAVRIIRAAKALGIPTVAACSEADVDSLAARMADEVHILGPARADKSYLNVEALLGALTSTGANAVHPGYGFLSENADFAEAVVSAGAIFVGPSAETIRRMGDKAEARRTAQAAGVPVVPGSPGELFDVESALKAAESVGFPLLIKASAGGGGRGIRLAENAEQLSEEFPRSQREAQAAFGNGAVYLERFISKARHIEVQVLGDGHHAVHLFERECSLQRRRQKIFEEAPSPALSQQQRETLCESAVRLTESLGYKGAGTLEYLYDDATGEFFFIEMNTRIQVEHPVSELITGIDLVQAMLRIAGGEPLGFKQSDIRLNGAALQMRLNAEDPARDFFPSPGLVEELIWPNGEGIRVDTHLYPGYRVPPYYDSLLAKLIVHGADRAEALGRARVAVANTTLTGMANTLALHGELLEQPWLHNADFHTGTLETWLAERGNGGES
- a CDS encoding 5-oxoprolinase subunit B family protein, which codes for MSTPVRYSFGADEHLFAEVSDSMSLDAFFKGLAITRAVERLALDGVLDICLANASFQIRFDPDRIAPHTLLEAVQIAETGAVAERTLQTRIIEIPVLYNDPWTHETLMRFRDRHQDPSATDLEYAARINGLADVDAFIAAHSGAPWFVSMVGFVAGLPFMFQMVERERQLQVPKYLRPRTDTPKLTLGHGGCFGCIYSVRGAGGYQMFGVTPAPIYDPQQNLAYLKEHMVFFRPGDIVQFKPMDREAYDHAVAEVEAGCFELRIRPVEFSLDAFLADPVGYPKSLQEVLA
- a CDS encoding 5-oxoprolinase subunit PxpA — its product is MQAVDFNSDMGEGFGPWTIGDGVDNELMGFISSANIATGFHAGDPSTMRRTVEHAKRLGVAIGAHPGFRDLVGFGRRHINAPAQELVDDMLYQLGALRELARVQGVALQHIKPHGALYMHLARDEEAALLLVENLQRLEPELLLYCMPGSVIWRIATDLGQPVIREFYADREYDLSGSIVFTRNVRAYDPIQVAERVLRACQLGVVRTVEGEDLAIEFDSICLHSDTPGALALVEATRRALDDACIEVRSPR
- a CDS encoding LysR family transcriptional regulator, encoding MSLTLRQIRYFVATAEIGQISQAAIQLNISQSAVTTAIKELEGILGTLLFQRSAQGMSLTDAGRHFLNRAYVILRSVDDALNSPLPDIRASGVLRLAASYTVIGYFLPHHLQRLEHWHPDVAIEVHEQERTAIEQGLLEGRFDMAVVLTANLTHPDIVSETLFNSERRLWLPSGHALCERSAVSLADVAQEPYILLTVDEAEQSAMRYWELANFQPDVKVRTSSVEAVRSMVANGNGVAILSDLVHRPWSLEGKRIETLTISDQVTPMSVGLAWHREREFSSAMHAFRNYFHHTFLTPQQHFARR